Proteins from a genomic interval of Uloborus diversus isolate 005 chromosome 4, Udiv.v.3.1, whole genome shotgun sequence:
- the LOC129221197 gene encoding protein fem-1 homolog C-like, whose product MDLKTSVYNAAADGDLDQLKKYLDGKTSSEIEDIICSLTNGATPLVIACRNGHFDVAHYLIMDCHAVVDQVGAVTFDGETIQGAPALWCAAAAGNLKLVKLLVSQGAKVNCTTESNSTPLRAACFDGHFDIVTYLIQHGADIEIANKHGHTSLMIACYQSHYLIVKYLLDCGADVNKRTVKGSTALHDCAESGSLLILKMLMNRNAKFEADLCGTTPLLSAAISGNAVVVEYFIQYFNCSKLDKINALELLGATDIDMRRNMFAGLKCWRRAMNMRYEDPRSLLLKPDSETPFSEYIQSTEVKTLAQLEELRSDPDELRIQALLVRERILGPTHPHTVNFLRLRGAVYANSGSFEKCIKLWTYALDVQQRSSDPVSPLTQSILLSFVELFSCMMPNAQGRERYMPIVPFCYVLDIFERSLQVLEKAMDISRRQQECSDVGGHFHRTLSIVMHMAELLCQLLPGLSEVEVLRLKQAVYRFVHLNPRGKNNCTPLHLACSKSPCMAVRHTVCRFPSQAVTELLLEVGESPNSVDFDGNTALHLIASIKPCPMNLFKTLLSRGAHLDLSNIHRMTPLHLIQNAPISDLYPLQYINLQCLCARAVRSYNVPYEGMVHESLERFLDLH is encoded by the coding sequence ATGGATTTAAAAACTTCTGTTTATAATGCTGCGGCAGATGGAGATTTAGACCAATTGAAAAAATACCTTGATGGAAAGACTAGTAGTGAAATTGAAGATATAATTTGTTCACTCACAAATGGAGCGACCCCACTCGTAATAGCATGCCGAAATGGTCATTTTGATGTCGCACATTATTTGATAATGGATTGTCATGCCGTTGTCGATCAAGTCGGAGCAGTGACATTCGACGGGGAAACAATTCAAGGGGCTCCTGCCCTTTGGTGCGCAGCAGCTGCTGGAAATCTAAAATTAGTGAAACTTTTAGTGTCTCAAGGCGCGAAAGTGAATTGCACAACAGAATCAAATTCGACTCCTTTGCGAGCAGCTTGCTTCGATGGACATTTCGATATTGTAACTTACCTCATTCAACACGGAGCAGACATCGAAATTGCAAATAAGCACGGTCATACGAGTCTCATGATAGCTTGCTATCAGTCCCATTACCTTATTGTCAAATATCTACTGGACTGTGGTGCCGATGTGAATAAAAGAACAGTAAAAGGCAGTACGGCACTGCACGACTGCGCAGAATCAGGCAGCCTGTTGATACTCAAGATGTTGATGAACCGCAACGCAAAGTTCGAAGCTGACCTTTGTGGTACCACACCTCTGTTGTCAGCAGCAATAAGCGGCAATGCTGTAGTCGTTGAGTATTTTATCCAGTATTTTAACTGCTCAAAACTGGATAAAATCAACGCATTAGAACTGCTGGGGGCTACAGATATTGACATGAGGAGGAACATGTTTGCAGGGCTCAAATGTTGGAGACGTGCGATGAACATGAGGTATGAAGATCCCAGATCTCTGCTGCTGAAGCCAGACTCGGAGACCCCGTTCAGCGAATACATCCAATCCACAGAAGTGAAGACGCTCGCTCAGCTGGAAGAGCTGAGGTCGGATCCGGACGAACTGAGAATACAAGCTCTGCTGGTCCGAGAAAGGATCCTAGGTCCGACTCATCCCCATACAGTCAATTTCCTGAGACTCCGAGGAGCCGTGTATGCGAATAGTGGAAGTTTTGAAAAGTGTATTAAATTGTGGACGTATGCATTAGACGTTCAACAGAGGTCGTCAGACCCTGTCAGTCCACTGACTCAAAGCATCCTCCTCTCGTTCGTGGAGCTATTTTCTTGCATGATGCCCAACGCTCAAGGTCGAGAAAGGTACATGCCTATTGTTCCGTTCTGTTACGTGCTGGATATTTTCGAGAGGAGTCTCCAAGTACTGGAAAAGGCGATGGACATTTCTCGCAGGCAGCAGGAATGCAGCGATGTGGGCGGCCACTTCCATCGTACCCTTTCCATCGTCATGCATATGGCGGAACTCCTGTGCCAACTACTTCCTGGACTTAGCGAAGTTGAAGTTTTGCGACTGAAGCAGGCTGTGTATCGATTTGTCCACTTGAATCCCAGGGGCAAAAATAACTGCACTCCTCTACACTTGGCATGCTCCAAGAGCCCATGCATGGCAGTCCGTCATACGGTGTGTCGTTTCCCTTCTCAAGCCGTGACGGAACTTCTCCTGGAAGTTGGGGAGTCTCCCAACTCTGTAGATTTTGATGGCAACACGGCACTACATTTGATTGCCTCCATAAAGCCCTGCCCCATGAATCTCTTCAAAACTCTCTTGAGTCGCGGCGCTCATCTCGATCTGAGCAATATACACAGGATGACGCCTCTCCATTTGATCCAAAATGCACCCATCTCTGATCTGTACCCATTGCAATACATAAACTTACAGTGTCTCTGTGCTCGGGCCGTTCGATCTTACAATGTACCGTACGAAGGAATGGTGCATGAAAGTCTGGAAAGGTTTTTAGACTTACATTGA